One Primulina huaijiensis isolate GDHJ02 chromosome 5, ASM1229523v2, whole genome shotgun sequence DNA segment encodes these proteins:
- the LOC140977778 gene encoding probable protein phosphatase 2C 65 has product MGACCSCQRGGNFEGFFVEGEEHERDFEDENIVLTRDGGARVRLQGSSKYVSLFSQQGKKGINQDAMTVWESFSGDKDMFFCGVFDGHGPSGHKVARYIRESLPTKISSLYRQPSVEGNDCVLDEENYDGCENPDFNNPYFLSWKARLIKCFHEVDEELENEVSIESYCSGTTTVSVLKKGEHLIISNLGDSRAVLCTRDENDELISEQLTVDLKPNLPSEAQRIRSCQGRVMAMDEEPNVYRIWMPHEDCPGLAMARAFGDFCLKDFGLISTPKVTYRKLTERDEFVILATDGIWDVLSNNEVVRIVASSRKRSMAAKYLVDHAVRAWRYKYPRAKIDDCAVVCLFFKRQRPVLTKSVSEMSELSFNQTYSYGKSMRSDDGLDTVLNWEGGGSSENGGNGSGLGPNRMRKRRQGKKKLENVEE; this is encoded by the exons ATGGGTGCATGTTGTTCGTGCCAAAGGGGTGGCAATTTCGAAGGTTTTTTTGTCGAAGGTGAAGAGCATGAAAGGGATTTTGAAGACGAAAACATCGTGTTAACTCGGGATGGCGGTGCACGTGTCAGGCTGCAGGGATCGTCTAAATATGTGTCTCTGTTCTCTCAGCAAGGGAAGAAAGGGATCAACCAAGACGCCATGACTGTTTGGGAG AGTTTTTCTGGGGACAAAGATATGTTCTTCTGCGGCGTGTTCGATGGGCATGGCCCTTCTGGCCACAAGGTGGCACGCTACATTCGCGAATCTTTACCAACAAAGATATCATCTTTATACAGACAGCCCAGTGTTGAGGGAAATGATTGTGTTCTTGATGAGGAAAATTACGATGGCTGTGAAAATCCCGATTTCAATAATCCATATTTCTTGTCATGGAAGGCCAGATTGATCAAGTGTTTCCATGAAGTAGACGAAGAACTCGAGAATGAAGTCTCGATTGAAAGCTATTGCAGTGGGACAACAACAGTGTCTGTGCTTAAGAAG GGCGAACAtctgattatttcaaatttaggCGATTCTCGGGCTGTTCTTTGCACGAGAGATGAAAATGATGAGCTTATTTCCGAACAACTCACAGTTGATCTTAAACCAAATCTTCCAT cTGAGGCTCAACGAATCAGAAGCTGCCAAGGCCGAGTAATGGCAATGGATGAAGAGCCAAATGTGTACAGAATATGGATGCCTCATGAAGATTGCCCTGGTCTAGCCATGGCTAGAGCTTTCGGAGACTTCTGTTTAAAAGATTTCGGCCTCATTTCCACTCCCAAAGTAACATACAGAAAACTCACTGAAAGGGATGAATTTGTGATCTTAGCCACTGATGGG ATATGGGATGTGTTATCAAACAATGAAGTGGTAAGGATCGTTGCATCGTCAAGAAAGCGATCCATGGCGGCTAAATATCTTGTAGACCATGCGGTAAGAGCATGGAGATATAAGTACCCTCGAGCCAAGATTGACGACTGTGCTGTGGTATGCTTGTTTTTCAAACGACAGAGGCCGGTTTTAACAAAATCTGTGTCGGAAATGAGCGAGCTGAGCTTCAACCAGACATATAGTTATGGTAAAAGTATGAGAAGTGATGATGGACTTGACACGGTTTTGAATTGGGAAGGTGGTGGAAGCTCTGAAAATGGCGGAAATGGCTCGGGTTTGGGTCCAAATAGGATGAGGAAAAGAAGGCAAGGGAAGAAGAAACTTGAGAATGTTGAAGAGTGA
- the LOC140977804 gene encoding uncharacterized protein, giving the protein MRPGDFAAEIGWTLKPKGLLVVHTASKDKYSFTSFRDLFNCCKLVKAKEIEGHDPNMPFVREMVMQKAGKKLNTGRISFPVMKNSGGEAVNNCFVSNYKKELIQKAEPLIDKEPLKPWITLKENLRNVKYLSSMVDISFKRRYVYIDVGGRSYGSSIVS; this is encoded by the coding sequence ATGAGGCCGGGTGATTTCGCGGCGGAGATTGGGTGGACCCTGAAGCCCAAAGGGTTGCTGGTGGTCCACACGGCATCAAAAGATAAGTATAGCTTTACTTCGTTTCGTGATTTGTTTAACTGTTGTAAATTGGTGAAGGCTAAGGAAATTGAGGGGCATGATCCAAATATGCCATTTGTTCGCGAAATGGTTATGCAAAAAGCGGGTAAGAAATTAAACACCGGAAGAATTAGTTTCCCTGTGATGAAAAATTCTGGTGGCGAAGCGGTGAACAACTGCTTTGTCTCGAACTACAAAAAAGAACTGATCCAGAAAGCGGAGCCTCTGATTGACAAAGAACCATTAAAACCATGGATTACACTAAAGGAGAATTTGCGGAATGTCAAGTACTTGTCTTCAATGGTGGACATTAGTTTTAAGCGAAGATATGTTTATATAGACGTTGGAGGTAGAAGCTACGGTTCTAGCATCGTCAGTTGA